Proteins from one Longimicrobium terrae genomic window:
- a CDS encoding LON peptidase substrate-binding domain-containing protein: MRLPLFPLPVVLFPGAPMPLHVFEPRYRQLVARCVEADNRFGLVYHDPDRHGPFSTENGGVGCVAHILKFQPLPDGRSLILCRGQERFHIEDGIESGVPYYEALVGPYEDEREDKRGLAARRQRTIDLFHRVLEEVVHYKQPYPEIDRTVETGFQIAQAIRIDPEWQQELLQTRRERERLAQLDDLLRVVLERGTLEPPPSGETFGF, encoded by the coding sequence ATGAGGCTTCCCCTCTTTCCACTCCCCGTGGTGCTGTTTCCCGGCGCCCCCATGCCGCTGCATGTATTTGAGCCGCGGTACAGGCAGCTGGTGGCGCGCTGCGTGGAGGCCGACAACCGCTTCGGGCTGGTGTATCACGATCCCGACCGGCACGGCCCGTTCAGCACCGAAAACGGGGGCGTGGGGTGCGTCGCCCACATCCTCAAGTTTCAGCCGCTGCCCGACGGGCGCTCGCTGATTCTGTGCCGCGGGCAGGAGCGCTTTCACATCGAAGACGGCATCGAATCCGGCGTTCCGTACTACGAAGCGCTCGTAGGACCGTACGAGGACGAGCGCGAGGACAAGCGCGGCCTGGCCGCCCGCCGGCAGCGCACCATCGACCTGTTTCACCGCGTGCTGGAAGAGGTGGTGCACTACAAGCAGCCGTACCCGGAGATCGACCGCACCGTGGAAACGGGGTTCCAGATCGCGCAGGCCATTCGCATCGATCCGGAGTGGCAGCAGGAGTTGCTGCAGACCCGGCGCGAGCGGGAGCGGCTGGCGCAGCTGGACGACCTGCTGCGCGTGGTGCTGGAGCGGGGCACGCTGGAACCTCCACCCAGCGGCGAAACCTTCGGGTTCTGA
- a CDS encoding N-acetylmuramoyl-L-alanine amidase-like domain-containing protein — MTISRRSFLARAAASAAAALAGAPAALHASPPDDRARLAEWVRALRASPAAAEGAPFGPWVSRAAQRMIGAPYAAHTLEQYLDAGGSPGAEPLTLDLARFDCVSLVESALAVARTAAAGGGWDRFAREVERMRYRGGRREGYASRLHYFSEWIADGARRGLVRDVGAELGGENDGRPLRFMTEHRASYAALRDDAVFRAIGGRERALDGVPRMLVPTERIAGVQDRIQTGDVLAFGTAIPGLDVTHTGLAHRGGDGVLRVLHAPLSGGAVEISRSTLPEYVGAIRRATGILIARPLRG; from the coding sequence ATGACAATTTCACGCAGGTCCTTTCTTGCGCGCGCCGCCGCGTCTGCGGCCGCCGCACTCGCCGGGGCGCCCGCCGCCCTGCACGCCTCGCCGCCGGACGACCGCGCGCGGCTGGCGGAGTGGGTGCGGGCACTGCGCGCGTCTCCGGCCGCGGCTGAGGGCGCGCCGTTCGGCCCGTGGGTGTCGCGCGCGGCGCAGCGCATGATCGGCGCGCCGTACGCGGCGCACACGCTGGAGCAGTACCTGGATGCGGGCGGCTCGCCCGGCGCCGAGCCGCTGACGCTGGACCTGGCGCGCTTCGACTGCGTGTCGCTGGTGGAGTCGGCGCTGGCCGTGGCGCGCACGGCGGCGGCCGGCGGCGGGTGGGACCGGTTTGCCCGCGAAGTGGAGCGCATGCGCTACCGCGGCGGGCGGCGCGAGGGGTACGCCAGCCGGCTGCACTACTTCAGCGAGTGGATCGCGGACGGCGCGCGCCGCGGGCTGGTGCGCGACGTGGGCGCGGAGCTGGGGGGCGAGAACGACGGGCGGCCGCTGCGCTTCATGACCGAGCACCGCGCCAGCTACGCCGCCCTGCGCGACGACGCCGTGTTCCGCGCCATCGGCGGGCGCGAGCGGGCGCTGGACGGTGTTCCGCGCATGCTGGTGCCCACGGAACGCATCGCCGGGGTGCAGGACCGAATCCAGACCGGGGACGTGCTGGCGTTCGGCACGGCGATCCCCGGGCTGGACGTGACCCACACCGGGCTGGCGCACCGCGGCGGCGACGGCGTGCTGCGCGTGCTGCACGCGCCGCTGTCCGGCGGCGCGGTGGAAATCAGCCGGTCCACCCTCCCCGAGTACGTGGGCGCCATCCGCCGGGCCACCGGCATCCTCATCGCGCGTCCGCTTCGGGGCTGA